From Methanomicrobiales archaeon HGW-Methanomicrobiales-1, a single genomic window includes:
- a CDS encoding ferredoxin: MNVTIDRMGCVICGACWNTCPDLFEQNPCDTFAQIAEPFRFCGDRAEGTVPEDQVACAWEVVNLCPVGIIAITPDESEER; this comes from the coding sequence ATGAATGTGACCATCGACCGCATGGGATGCGTGATTTGCGGAGCGTGCTGGAATACCTGCCCGGATCTCTTCGAGCAGAATCCCTGCGATACTTTCGCGCAGATCGCAGAACCGTTCCGGTTCTGTGGCGATCGGGCTGAAGGAACTGTTCCGGAAGATCAGGTCGCGTGTGCATGGGAAGTGGTGAATCTCTGCCCGGTCGGGATCATCGCCATCACCCCGGACGAATCAGAGGAAAGGTAA
- a CDS encoding cupin domain-containing protein, whose amino-acid sequence MQDAEREELKGKVLAINDLIAYQTGTVASRMIVFKKAGNLTIFSFDEGEGLSEHSAPFDAILQVTEGEAEVQIAGAPFTVHTGELIILPANIPHAVFAKKPFKMMLTMIRE is encoded by the coding sequence ATGCAGGATGCTGAGCGGGAAGAACTCAAAGGAAAAGTGCTGGCAATCAATGACCTGATCGCGTACCAGACTGGTACGGTTGCAAGCCGGATGATCGTGTTCAAAAAAGCGGGGAATCTGACGATATTCTCCTTCGATGAAGGGGAAGGATTGTCAGAGCATAGTGCCCCTTTCGATGCCATCCTCCAGGTTACTGAGGGAGAAGCCGAAGTGCAGATTGCCGGTGCGCCTTTCACTGTGCATACGGGTGAACTGATCATTCTCCCGGCAAATATCCCCCACGCGGTTTTTGCAAAGAAACCGTTCAAGATGATGCTTACGATGATCCGGGAATGA
- a CDS encoding cupin domain-containing protein — translation MVEYEPPKHEDKPDKKREDLKGKVISLKDLVNYADGTVASRMVISRKAGNITIFSFDENEGLSEHTAPFDALVTILEGECEVWVAGQTFPMKTGETIIFPANVPHALSAITKFKMSLTMIKE, via the coding sequence ATGGTCGAGTACGAGCCCCCGAAACACGAAGACAAACCGGATAAGAAACGCGAAGATCTCAAAGGGAAAGTGATCAGTCTCAAGGATCTGGTCAACTATGCGGACGGAACGGTCGCCAGCCGGATGGTCATCTCGCGGAAAGCGGGCAATATCACGATCTTCTCGTTTGATGAGAACGAAGGACTCTCTGAGCACACGGCTCCCTTCGATGCGCTGGTTACGATCCTTGAAGGAGAATGCGAAGTCTGGGTTGCTGGGCAGACATTCCCGATGAAAACGGGAGAGACGATTATTTTTCCGGCAAATGTCCCGCATGCCCTGTCAGCCATCACGAAATTCAAGATGAGCCTGACAATGATCAAGGAATGA
- a CDS encoding aldolase, protein MSGDDKDGNYCSICGGIPPDKITTKRVLIDGKETGIDHLDFIFDEVKKLRLDNNSVISDEILKRVKVFNYVPTKKTAEYADALLAEYRKNLINS, encoded by the coding sequence ATGTCCGGCGATGACAAGGATGGCAACTACTGCTCGATCTGCGGGGGGATACCGCCCGATAAGATTACAACCAAACGGGTGCTTATTGACGGGAAAGAGACCGGTATCGATCACCTGGACTTTATTTTTGACGAAGTAAAAAAACTCCGGCTGGATAACAATTCAGTAATTTCTGATGAGATTCTCAAACGGGTAAAGGTCTTTAATTACGTGCCCACAAAAAAGACGGCAGAATATGCCGATGCCCTTCTCGCTGAATACCGGAAAAATTTAATCAACTCGTAA